Below is a window of Apodemus sylvaticus chromosome 5, mApoSyl1.1, whole genome shotgun sequence DNA.
AGAACAGGTACAGCCTGCCTAGCCATCACGTGTTGAGACTTCAGGGCTTGGCCCTTGGATGTCTCTCCAGGCCCATGAGATACTAACTACATCTAAAGTGTCCCAGGCTTACCCACTAAGGCACCTCAGTCCAGAAGCCAAGCTAAATAGTGTCCTGGCCTGCACCCTGACTTTACACAGCGCTGACAGCATCCACCCCTGAACTCCATGTTCTTCCAAGCATTGGCCCCTGTGGGTGCGGCGGGGTGGAGGGACTTCCTGCCTCAGAACAGTATATGTACAGCCGCTTGGAGCCTCTGTGCACTCATATTCTGAGTGCTCATCCCAAGAAGACACAGAAGAGGAATGAAGCTTCTACTGCTGCTGAGTGTAGGGCTGGGCCTGACCTGGACCCTGCAGGACCAAACCCTCGTGCCTGTGCAGCAGGGCTTCCACCCCGAGCAGGTGATGCTCTGGGGTCTCTGGATCAGGCAGGGAGTTAGCCCATGTCTGTCACCTTGCAGAGTCTTGATGGCGACTCACAGCAATGGGGACCAAAGGAGTGGCATTGTACTTGAGGCCAGGGGCTCAGAGACACTCTGTCAGGTCCCCTAGAGTGTGAGTCTCTTTAAAGTCCCACTACAGCTGGCCAGGCACAGGAGAAGCCTGAACCTAGGGAGTCAATAGGGTAGGTAGGGCGACCAGGCCCTCCACTGTGTGTGTCCTATTGCACAGAGACCCTTGGGTCTCAGGTGGTAGAGGATGTCATCGCTCTTCAGAGATCTGGAGAACAGAGAGCCACCACATTCTAACAGTAGTCTCTATGGCCAATGAGTGTACTGTGCTGGGCTGTCTGGTTGGGGTGGATTTGGAGCAGAGTCGGTAGTCCAAAAGGTTTCTTCTTAGCATACAGTAAGAGATGAGTTGAGGCCTGTACTCTATTCCTCTGCAGGACATGACTGGATGCTCCTGCTGTAATCCACTGTGATCCACAGGGAGCTGGCTCTCCAGGCTCAGCGGCCAGGATAAAACCTTACTCTTTCTGCAGGTGATAGGATCTTGGTACACCCTCATCCTGGCTTCCACTGACCCGTCTGCCATTGAGGAAGGAGGGGCCTATCTGTGCTACATGACTGGCATTGTCCTCCTGGACAACGGCAGTCTGAATGTCACCTACTTCCACAGGTATTCTGGACTGCCAAGACCTCTGAGGAGGTTCTGTGTGGTCACATTCTCCTTACTACCTCCCAGATCCCCAGCTCCTCAGGGCTCAGACTCTGAGAGGACCTTGATGATATTGATCCTATGGGCTGCTCCCTAGCGGCTAGGAAGCCTCTGGCACTCCATCTGGGAGAACCAGGTGACCCTATAGGACCCAGCTTCCACAGGCATGGTTCAGAAAGGCTATTTTCCTCTTAGGGAAGATGGACAGTGTGTGAAGAATTTCTACATTGCAGAAGAGACTGACACACCTGGACGCTACACCTTCGAGTGTGAGTGAAGgaagcttccctccctccctgggtggcatggtggctcaggcaGTTGTGATAGCTTCTGCAGTGCAGATGTGACTGAGCAGAAAGGACAGGGATGGTAACCCCATGGAGCTCATAGCTATATCTTCAGAAATTCAAAATCCAAAATTTGTGGCTCCAAACTGTGCTCCCTTGGGTTCCCAAGGCTTCCCACAATCCTCCTGAAACCCAGCATAGAGCTGACCCATTGTCAAATATCAGGCAGTGATAGGGAGGCTGGGGGACCCAGGAGCCTCACACAGCTGAGGCTTTGGAGTACTGTGTAAGGGTTTCCCTTTGGAACAGATGTTGCTCAGGCAGTGTACACGGGTGAGGGGCAGGAGTCCAGATAAGAGTTCAGAAAAAGACCCAGCTCAGAGACTAGAGGAGAGAGGATTGGGAAGCCAGGCAAGAGAAAGGCTgatagagaagcagagacaggaaacagAGCATCTGGCCGGGGGGCTTTGTGCTCCTGGATCTGCTGGCTACTGTGCACCCAATATGTGGAGGTAGAGTCAGGCTGTGCCAGGTGGGGCGGTGTAAGGCACCAGGACACACATGGGCCCAGCAGACTTCGTGAACATTTGGTTGCTTGTCACAGACCACGGCAAAAACTATCTGACTTTTGTGGAAGTTACTGAGGACTTCATCATCATAGACTTGGAAAACCAGAGTGAAGAAGGCTCCCTCATCGTGACCGAGCTCCACGGTGGGTGCCGTCCCACCCACAGGCTGAAGACTGCAGGAAATGTTGGGATTTCGAGCTGGAGAGGAGGGCGGGGATAGCGGGGAGACTGGGGGCTGGAGCTGCTCCCCCTACTCCAAGTATCCTCCTTACCAGTCTCTTCGTCTCACTGCACATTCAATGTAGGCAAGACTCTGTCCACAGATGACATTGGGTGGGACCACTATTACAGTTACATATGCAGAAGAGGCATCGAAATAGAGACCACTGTGGAACTTCCCTTGTCTGGTAAGCTTCCCTCCCTACAGCTTCTTCTCCATGGGGACATACACTTCCTGGGAGCATCTACAAAGTATGACTCCCCAGGGCTTTTAACAGGGGTTGCACCCAGGGCCCAAGCTGAATGATTATATTAGGGTGTGGGCAGGAAGACTCATGCTCTCTCAGGGCTTTGGAGGGCATGGGCACACATACACTTGCATGCATCttgtgtgtgcgcatgtacaTGCACCTCTATACAAATCTTGTGTGTGCCCAGTCGGCATTCCTGGCCACTTCTCTGTCAGCCACATGCTTTCCTCGGAACCCCTGCTCTGCACAAACCCTTGCATGGCTCTGCAGACCAGCACTAACCTTCCCAGGGGCCTCCTGGGTCCAGGCTCTCCCCTCAGTTCTGTCTCCTGGCTTTCCAGACTGCCCCTCCACACCCTCAAGAAAGCAGGGTGAGCCCTATTAGCCCATGTCCACCACAGCAGCACAAAGTGAGCAGAGATTCCTTAGGTACCTGAAAACTCTCACCCTAAAAATCACACTCTGAAGTGGGGACAAGGGTTCCGGGGTTGATGGATCTGGTGAATTATGGCCCTGGTGGCAAACTTGGTTGACTTCGTTGCTTTCCTGGGTGTGGAAAACCTAGGAGATAAGAATATCAGGGTGATGGCCGGAAGGCGGCTGGCCCTGGGAGGAAGAAAAACTCCAGGGCCCTgatctggagccatgagttctCCTAGATTCTGCAAGTTCCTGTAACCGGTTGGATATGTCACAGGGCATCTGCCTTCCCCAGGTCGATGTGACACGGCCTACAACTCCTGAAGCTTCTGCCTTCCAGCGCTGACCCACCCTTCTCTGTGTGGTAAATAAACTCAGTCTCTGCTCAAGGCCTCCAGTGCTTTCTTGGCTATACCCAAAGGCCACAGGGCTCCTCTGCTCTGAGGGAGCTCTCCCAGGGAGGGGCCGTACTCACCTAGCTTCTGATGGGGGCGGGGCATGGAAGGGAGGGTGTCCCCAGGTAGAAATCTAATGTCCAGGGCAGGAGCTTGGCAGCAGTCCAGGACAGAGACTTCGGGATTCCTAAGGTTGAGCTTTGCAGGACAAATCTGGAGAGGAGCCAGTAGTGTATGTCTGAGCAAGCAAAGTTGAATAGCCCAAGGCAGCTGGGAGAGGTGTCACTGAGATCTCACGATGGCCCTTGGCCAGCCTCCCCTCCCAGAACCTGGAACAGCTCTTATGGAATCAGTCAAGGCTAGGTCAACCATGGGCAGGGAGGTTCTGTCCTCTAGGACACAAGGGACACATCAGGAGGTCTCTAAAGCCAGAGTTATTTTGGCCAGGAGTTGAGGGTAAGACATCACAGGGGGAGATGTGCATACACAGAAAGATAGACATGTTAGGCCTTGGCCTCCCTGGATGGGTTTGTGACCTTTCCTAATGAGGGACCATTTCCTCCTTCAAAAGTCAACTTGGCTATGAAATTAAGGAGCGGGCAAGCACCTGGCTGATGTCAGCTAACTCAACCAGTGAGAAGCTGGACCTCTTGTTATCCATGACCGGCTATTCCTGCACCAAAGCTGAGCCCGCCCCTGTGTGCAGCTCTCTAGGGTGTTCCTGAACCAGGTCTCTGCAGAACCAAAGAGGCCAGAGTTTGGGAAATGTGCCAGAGAAGCAGACGGTGCAGAGGAAGGTGCCTTTTTGGCATGAACTGGATGGGACGCTCCTGGGACCCACTGCTCTTGGCCCCAGGTGCCGTGACGCTGATGAGGGTTTGCTGGTGGCCTTCAATACAGGCTTGGCCCAGAAGAACCTGGAAGAGGCACCAGTGAACTGGACCTTGGTGCACATGAAGCGAGCAGTATCAAGGAGTGAGCAAACCTGGGGTCTGACTCTAaagcaaaggaagacagaaaaaagtGGCCAGCCCACGCTGTCCTGGACACATGGGGTAGAGTGGCCATGAGGCTGGGAGTGGGGCTTGGGGAGACACCACAGTAAACAGTTACAGTAAAGCCCACACCGCTGGACACGCATGTTCCTCAAGTGCTGTCTAGAGAGACTGTATGTGCCCACACTTCCCTTCACATCCCAGGAAGGGAAGGAGCTGTGTGTGTGAGGTAACCAAGGATGTGGAAGATCCTTCCACTCCTGTTCTTGTGGCTGGGACACACCAGGAGGATGGCAGACCCAGGGATAAGGGGCTACACCCTGAGGTAGTAAGAGATACGCCTACGGTCGCTGGTAGCCTAGCTACCAGCCTCTCCCTGGGCTCGCAGGACAGACTTGAAATGTGGTTCAGCTACTCTAACAGGCTCACCATGTTGTTACTTCACTAGGTTGAGTGACGCTGGGCTCCGTGTCAGTCCTGGCGAAGACTGGAATGTGCAGGGTTTGGAGGTCACCTAGGCTGGCCAGCAACTGCCATGGGGAAGTGGGTTACTTAGGGTGTTCTCAGAGATGGGGAGCTGCTGGGACCCGCTGCTCTTGGCCCCAGGTGCCACGACACTGGTGAGGGTGTGGCTGCTGGTTTTGGCCTTCAATTTAGACCTGGCGCAGAAGAATCTGGAAGAGGTACCAGTGCAGCCGGACTTTGACGCACATAAGGTGAGAGCCATGGCCAGGCTGGCACAGTGCTGGGATAAGGACTGGATGTAGTGTCACACCTCAGCGAGTGTGTGTGGCTCCCTCACACCCAGTCCTTCCAGCCGGGGGCAGAAGCTTAGGCTGCATGGCCTTCAGGAGCTCTGGCAGACACAGGGAGCATTAACTCTGGGGTCCTTTCCTGGGTAATTGAATCTTGAAATCCGAGAGCAGTCTCGGAGTCTGTGGAGCCTTGGCTATGGAAGCAGGGCCAAAGCTAGGATGACACGCAGCAGGCATTAAGCATGTCTAGTCTCCTGTCAGCCTCTGCCTGTCCACCCTGCATCTTGGCGCTCATAATCAGCGAGAACTGGGGATAGCACCAGGCTGGGAGGGTTAGTGGGAGCAATTCCAAGCCATGATGACTCTGgggagcagagctcagagcacaggcaggagggaaggaaggctggGGGAGGGCACTGAGGAGGGgacaaagagggaaggaaggctgggggagggcactgaggaggagacagagagggaaggaaggctgggggagggcactgaggaggggacagagagggaaggaaggctggAAGAAAGTCGAGATGGCCGTTTCCAAGTAGAAAGCCACAGCTTGCCCTCTGACCTGGGACCCCTAAAATTCACTGatattgggggtggggatggccaGTATACATTCTGGGGACCTGTGCTCAACTACTGACCAGGCCTAGAGGTATATTGTCTGTACATTGAGACTGGAAGCGCAGAGCAGGCTCTCTCTGGTCCCTGTGCCCACGCCCCTGCAGGTGGAAGGACGTTGGTTTACCATCCAGCTGGCCACTAACCTCAGGGACCTGGTCTTGCCCACTGACCTCCTGAGACTTTCTCTCCACTCCATTTGGACCAGAGACAGTGGGGATGTGGACTTTGTGCTGTTTGAGAAGTGAGTTTTGTCAACGTGGTGACTCTTATCTCAGAGGGATGGTGTGCCTGTGCCCCTGGACTGAAGGCTATGGCTTACAAAATGCAGGACCCAAGACTTAAGAGAAAGAGCTGGCAGAAAGGCCACACAGTCAGCTGCCTAGCCTGACTGACATGCCCTCAAGCGCAGACCTTGAGGACCTGAGGTCCTGCCTCAGGCCACGGAGGGAACCTCAAGTCTGCTTGTTTTATGTGCAATCCTTGC
It encodes the following:
- the LOC127686463 gene encoding salivary lipocalin-like, producing MKLLLLLSVGLGLTWTLQDQTLVPVQQGFHPEQVIGSWYTLILASTDPSAIEEGGAYLCYMTGIVLLDNGSLNVTYFHREDGQCVKNFYIAEETDTPGRYTFEYHGKNYLTFVEVTEDFIIIDLENQSEEGSLIVTELHGKTLSTDDIGWDHYYSYICRRGIEIETTVELPLSDCPSTPSRKQGEPY
- the LOC127686464 gene encoding beta-lactoglobulin, encoding MALVANLVDFVAFLGVENLGDKNIRNQRGQSLGNVPEKQTVQRKVPFWHELDGTLLGPTALGPRCRDADEGLLVAFNTGLAQKNLEEAPVNWTLVHMKRAVSRSATTLVRVWLLVLAFNLDLAQKNLEEVPVQPDFDAHKVEGRWFTIQLATNLRDLVLPTDLLRLSLHSIWTRDSGDVDFVLFEKGEGLCTGLNVTVHPTGLHGQYQRTFDGGRLHVHFVSTDYDNLILYVRIQDDEVVNLWALLARRMLEDPVWLGKYLGFVEKSHLHKSLVFNIAVQGAVTMQAAPLPGFLR